A portion of the Pseudoalteromonas galatheae genome contains these proteins:
- a CDS encoding terminase large subunit domain-containing protein has product MSEKPTLTATSRPTKIDLKEEMQLYGVDVPDADDFEIPDKAPVFLPYQQRWFEDESGVCIAEKSRRTGLTWAEAGRNVLTASKPKKRHGSNVFYVGSKQEMALEYIAACALFARAFNQLAKADVYEQTFWDSEKKEEILTYMIRFPNSGFKIQALSSRPSNLRGLQGDVVIDEAAFHESLDALLQAAMALRMWGSRVRIISTHNGVDNLFNEYIKDAREGKKPYSVHRITLDDALKDGLYKRICFVKGWEWSPEAEAEWRQARIDESPNKESADEEYFCVPKRSGGNYLKRVVIEEAMTKGIPIHRLTCTDEWMTWTKEQRYKETEQFCKDVIQPLLDKLNPEEQHAFGEDFARSGDLTSLVPLRIRADLHKRVPFVIEIKNAPYEVQRQVVFFILHQLPRLRGAAFDATGNGGYLAEAAALEFGIELVECVHLSDNWYAEWMPKLKGELDDHNIEIPRHQNVLDDMCHIKVVNGIPKIDKGKTKDHDGKKKTDKRHGDFAVGLCMANRACWMDGCPIEFTPLPSKSGSNDFNYEDLGSFQGAGCW; this is encoded by the coding sequence ATGAGTGAAAAGCCTACATTAACGGCTACCAGCCGCCCCACCAAAATAGACCTAAAAGAGGAAATGCAACTCTACGGTGTTGACGTTCCTGATGCTGATGACTTTGAAATACCAGACAAAGCCCCCGTGTTTTTACCCTACCAACAACGTTGGTTTGAGGACGAATCAGGGGTGTGCATTGCTGAAAAGTCACGACGTACTGGTTTAACGTGGGCGGAAGCTGGCCGCAATGTGTTAACTGCCAGCAAACCTAAAAAGCGCCACGGTAGCAACGTTTTTTACGTTGGCTCTAAACAAGAAATGGCACTGGAGTACATCGCCGCTTGTGCGTTGTTTGCCCGTGCATTTAACCAGTTGGCAAAAGCTGATGTATACGAGCAGACATTTTGGGACAGCGAAAAGAAAGAAGAGATCCTAACGTACATGATCCGCTTTCCTAACAGCGGATTTAAAATTCAAGCGTTATCAAGCCGCCCCTCAAACCTGCGTGGGCTACAAGGTGATGTGGTTATAGATGAAGCCGCGTTCCATGAATCTTTAGATGCACTGCTTCAGGCTGCAATGGCTTTGCGTATGTGGGGCAGCCGCGTGCGGATCATCTCTACTCATAACGGTGTAGATAACCTCTTTAATGAGTACATCAAAGATGCCCGCGAAGGTAAAAAGCCCTATTCAGTTCATCGAATCACTTTAGATGATGCGTTAAAGGATGGCCTATACAAACGCATATGCTTTGTTAAGGGTTGGGAATGGTCGCCTGAAGCCGAAGCCGAGTGGCGACAGGCTAGGATTGATGAGTCGCCCAATAAAGAGAGTGCCGACGAGGAATATTTTTGTGTACCTAAGCGCAGTGGTGGTAACTATCTAAAACGTGTTGTTATCGAAGAAGCCATGACAAAGGGCATTCCAATACATCGTTTAACATGTACTGATGAGTGGATGACATGGACCAAAGAGCAGCGCTACAAGGAAACAGAACAGTTTTGTAAAGACGTGATCCAGCCATTACTGGATAAACTCAACCCTGAAGAACAACATGCCTTCGGTGAGGATTTTGCGCGCTCGGGAGATTTAACATCATTAGTACCACTTCGCATACGTGCTGACTTACACAAGCGCGTACCTTTTGTAATTGAAATTAAAAACGCCCCTTACGAAGTGCAGCGCCAAGTGGTGTTTTTTATATTGCACCAACTACCACGGCTACGCGGTGCTGCTTTTGATGCCACAGGTAACGGTGGCTATCTCGCAGAAGCAGCAGCCTTAGAATTTGGTATTGAATTAGTTGAATGCGTGCACCTTAGTGATAACTGGTATGCCGAGTGGATGCCCAAGTTAAAAGGTGAACTAGATGATCACAATATCGAGATCCCCCGTCATCAAAATGTGTTGGACGATATGTGCCACATCAAAGTGGTAAACGGCATACCAAAGATTGATAAAGGCAAAACTAAAGACCATGACGGCAAAAAGAAAACAGACAAGCGCCACGGTGACTTTGCTGTTGGGCTTTGTATGGCAAACCGAGCTTGTTGGATGGACGGTTGCCCGATTGAGTTCACCCCGTTACCAAGCAAAAGTGGCAGCAACGACTTCAACTACGAAGACTTAGGCAGTTTTCAGGGCGCGGGGTGCTGGTAA
- a CDS encoding ExeA family protein gives MKITKLSHVFEVLGVKQAQVVKALAAKGLKFSKASLSRVATQADWPKTCDSKAIKAVIAEYLKELGATSEQLTDLFTWYEPNKNAQPEVEYEDPEPEMLTANAKKFFKLRRDPFENEITSEDDLFLVDAHRIILEDMLTAANAGSMIALYGECGSGKTIIRRTFIHQVQQDHPDVILIQPARLDRRKITAESISTAICRALQIKHKPSAEERDAAIEEALIESANNGHLHLMVIDEAHDLSADVIKLLKRIWELTHGFRRVMGIVLIGQSELAKKLSGQHVREFSWRCNQIRMQPLGIYVPEYIRHKLSRVGVDADKIFTEDALSAIRGKCMGRIRHGIALDDAELDRSYPLNVNTWLAKAMNAAAQIGEQQITESLVLKV, from the coding sequence TTGAAAATAACAAAGCTTAGCCATGTGTTTGAAGTACTGGGAGTTAAGCAAGCCCAAGTAGTAAAAGCATTAGCCGCTAAAGGGCTGAAATTTAGCAAAGCTAGTTTAAGCCGTGTAGCAACACAAGCCGACTGGCCAAAAACCTGTGATAGCAAAGCGATTAAAGCAGTCATTGCAGAGTATTTAAAAGAACTCGGTGCAACCAGCGAGCAACTAACCGATTTGTTTACCTGGTATGAGCCAAACAAGAACGCACAACCTGAAGTTGAATATGAAGATCCGGAGCCTGAAATGCTAACAGCTAACGCAAAGAAGTTTTTTAAACTACGTCGTGACCCGTTTGAAAACGAGATAACGAGCGAGGATGACCTATTTTTGGTTGATGCCCACCGTATTATTTTAGAAGACATGCTAACGGCCGCGAACGCTGGCAGCATGATTGCACTCTATGGTGAGTGTGGAAGCGGCAAGACGATTATTCGCCGCACTTTTATTCACCAAGTGCAACAAGATCATCCTGATGTAATTTTGATCCAACCCGCACGATTAGACCGTCGCAAAATAACCGCAGAGTCTATTTCTACCGCTATTTGTAGAGCGCTACAAATCAAGCATAAACCAAGTGCTGAAGAGCGTGATGCTGCAATAGAAGAGGCATTAATTGAAAGCGCTAACAACGGCCATTTACACCTAATGGTAATTGATGAGGCGCACGATTTAAGCGCTGATGTGATCAAGCTACTCAAGCGTATTTGGGAGTTAACGCACGGGTTTAGGCGTGTGATGGGGATTGTACTGATTGGCCAGTCGGAGCTTGCCAAAAAGTTAAGCGGCCAGCACGTTCGTGAGTTTAGCTGGCGCTGCAATCAAATACGGATGCAGCCGCTAGGGATTTATGTTCCCGAGTATATTCGCCATAAGCTATCTCGCGTTGGTGTAGATGCTGACAAGATCTTTACTGAGGATGCCCTCAGCGCGATTCGCGGCAAGTGTATGGGGCGCATTCGCCACGGCATTGCATTGGATGATGCCGAGCTAGACCGTTCGTACCCACTCAATGTAAATACTTGGCTTGCTAAAGCCATGAATGCGGCCGCTCAAATTGGTGAGCAGCAGATCACAGAATCATTAGTTTTAAAGGTATAG
- a CDS encoding DUF2730 family protein, with amino-acid sequence MMEFLLEWWKQMLAAGVVIVGAGSIAWLRATFVSRKAHNALELRVSAVEQTVDDLPSADDLHDLDKRLIEVGGKIDALSPQLATLQNTTSLLMENELRGARSGDN; translated from the coding sequence ATGATGGAGTTTTTACTTGAATGGTGGAAGCAAATGCTAGCCGCTGGTGTGGTAATCGTTGGCGCAGGTTCTATTGCATGGCTAAGAGCCACATTTGTGAGTAGAAAAGCACATAATGCTTTAGAGCTGCGTGTCAGCGCGGTTGAGCAAACAGTTGACGACTTGCCGAGCGCCGATGATTTACACGACCTAGACAAACGCTTGATTGAGGTGGGAGGCAAAATTGATGCGCTCTCGCCTCAGCTCGCCACCTTACAAAACACAACATCACTTTTAATGGAAAACGAACTCAGAGGTGCACGTAGTGGCGATAACTAA
- a CDS encoding 3TM-type holin yields MSDWVGLGTVVGNLLDDVFTSDEERQQLANELAKIDNQRNAQVLALEGRIVELQGQVLAAQSQIITAEAKGESLLQRCWRPITMLTFLVLIVLDSFGLLTFRLSEQAWELLQLGIGGYVIGRTVEKAAPGVKSMAASAIQNLRKPNGRS; encoded by the coding sequence ATGAGTGATTGGGTGGGACTAGGCACCGTGGTTGGCAATCTATTGGACGATGTTTTTACATCCGATGAAGAGCGTCAGCAGCTTGCTAATGAACTTGCAAAAATCGACAACCAGCGCAATGCGCAGGTATTGGCTCTTGAGGGCCGAATCGTTGAGCTACAAGGACAAGTGCTGGCTGCGCAATCTCAAATTATTACCGCTGAAGCCAAAGGCGAGAGCTTATTACAACGCTGCTGGCGACCTATCACTATGCTGACTTTTCTAGTGTTAATTGTACTGGACTCGTTTGGCCTTCTTACGTTTAGGCTCAGCGAGCAAGCGTGGGAGCTATTGCAGCTTGGTATTGGCGGCTACGTGATTGGGCGCACCGTTGAGAAAGCTGCCCCGGGTGTTAAAAGCATGGCTGCTTCAGCCATTCAAAATCTAAGGAAACCTAATGGACGTAGTTGA
- a CDS encoding helix-turn-helix domain-containing protein, giving the protein MSLKSTETDINVCSLFQAERKRLNLSQKDVADFLGMSSKQISRWESSIAIPSDKLVQLASMGFDAAFVVTGNRAGVSLIDQESFDMESAVDAACYAAREALLTVYQAKRLKNELGENGEFDAIKSLSLIEKATRILVKAELTGNMSNDSIRDVLNAVSTD; this is encoded by the coding sequence ATGTCCTTAAAATCAACAGAAACAGACATAAATGTCTGCTCATTATTTCAGGCTGAGCGTAAGCGTTTGAATTTAAGCCAAAAAGATGTCGCAGATTTTTTAGGAATGTCGAGTAAGCAAATTAGTCGATGGGAATCATCTATTGCCATTCCATCAGATAAACTAGTTCAACTCGCATCGATGGGTTTTGATGCTGCATTTGTAGTAACTGGAAACCGAGCTGGAGTTTCTCTTATTGACCAAGAGTCTTTTGATATGGAAAGCGCTGTAGATGCTGCTTGTTATGCGGCAAGAGAAGCACTGCTTACAGTTTATCAAGCGAAGAGGTTAAAGAATGAGCTGGGCGAAAATGGAGAGTTTGATGCGATTAAAAGCCTTTCATTAATTGAGAAAGCTACAAGAATTTTAGTAAAAGCTGAATTGACTGGTAATATGAGCAATGACTCAATAAGAGATGTTTTGAACGCAGTAAGCACTGACTAA
- a CDS encoding glycoside hydrolase family 108 protein — protein sequence MITPQQLEHYRQLPNITAALRGYSDAFSRSVLTILYLEGGLLDDGGLNDAASDRGGLTKFGISQRAYPRLDIANLTIDHAIRLYYRDYWEPMHCDELNAGVALMLFDGAVQHGINRMTRVVQRTVNATIDGLFGSRTLKQCHAILPNLVICELVSRRAYRYARICLDDPTQQPNLRGWMNRLGHITERCYTEVYRGA from the coding sequence ATGATCACACCTCAACAACTCGAACATTACCGCCAACTACCCAATATTACCGCTGCGTTGCGTGGCTACAGTGATGCGTTTAGCCGTAGTGTATTAACCATTTTGTATTTAGAGGGCGGCTTGCTTGACGACGGCGGCCTAAATGATGCGGCGTCTGACCGTGGCGGCCTAACTAAATTTGGCATTAGCCAGCGAGCATACCCTCGACTCGATATCGCCAACCTCACCATTGACCATGCTATACGACTGTACTACCGCGACTATTGGGAGCCGATGCACTGCGATGAGCTAAATGCGGGAGTTGCGCTCATGCTGTTTGACGGCGCTGTACAACACGGCATAAACCGTATGACCCGCGTCGTGCAACGCACTGTAAACGCAACCATAGACGGCCTATTTGGCTCTCGCACCCTCAAACAATGCCATGCTATTTTGCCCAACCTAGTTATTTGCGAGCTAGTTAGCCGCCGCGCCTATCGCTATGCCCGCATTTGTTTAGACGACCCAACCCAACAGCCCAACCTTCGCGGTTGGATGAACCGCCTCGGCCACATTACCGAGCGCTGTTATACCGAGGTGTACCGTGGGGCGTAA
- a CDS encoding VpaChn25_0724 family phage protein, with product MAMHEVQAEHQRISILIALKESADYGANTSMLRDVLKRYGLGCSLDQLKTLLNWLEQNGYVKNERLSENTWVARITSAGIDVAEGTSTVPGIKRPAPRSL from the coding sequence ATGGCGATGCATGAAGTACAAGCTGAACACCAACGGATCAGTATTTTGATTGCGCTTAAAGAGTCTGCGGACTATGGCGCAAACACTAGCATGTTGCGAGATGTGCTGAAGCGCTATGGCCTCGGCTGTAGCCTCGACCAGCTTAAAACCCTGCTGAATTGGCTGGAACAAAACGGCTACGTTAAAAACGAGCGCCTCAGCGAAAATACATGGGTTGCACGAATTACGAGCGCAGGCATTGATGTGGCTGAAGGTACGAGCACAGTACCAGGCATTAAACGCCCAGCACCTCGGAGTTTATAG
- a CDS encoding DUF3486 family protein, producing the protein MSDAVRRGKPSKIDMLPEDIKKMLDEMLRDSGNSQADILDAINRRILDAGMDEEATISRSGLSRHAQKTEAIGKRLRELRETTKALTAELGDKPTGDTTKMILEMGRSQLFTAMQKQMLNPAEDDDVDIGMIKDAMLAAQRLEATAMKAHQREKDIRKAFAEEAANAVGDELRGEDGMSEELEDKIRGILLGKA; encoded by the coding sequence ATGAGTGATGCTGTACGCAGAGGCAAGCCCTCAAAAATAGACATGCTGCCTGAAGACATCAAAAAAATGCTGGATGAAATGCTGCGTGATAGCGGCAATTCGCAGGCCGATATTTTAGATGCAATTAATCGGCGTATTCTCGATGCGGGCATGGATGAGGAGGCGACTATCTCTCGAAGTGGTCTAAGTCGTCATGCCCAAAAGACCGAGGCGATTGGCAAGCGTCTGAGAGAACTGCGCGAGACAACCAAGGCACTTACTGCGGAGCTGGGTGATAAACCTACGGGCGACACCACTAAAATGATCTTAGAGATGGGCCGCTCACAACTCTTTACCGCCATGCAAAAGCAAATGCTGAACCCTGCTGAAGATGATGACGTTGATATCGGCATGATTAAAGACGCTATGCTGGCCGCTCAACGTTTAGAAGCTACAGCTATGAAGGCTCACCAGCGTGAAAAAGACATCCGCAAAGCATTCGCTGAAGAAGCGGCAAACGCCGTAGGCGATGAGTTACGCGGTGAGGACGGCATGAGCGAAGAGTTAGAAGATAAGATCCGTGGCATATTGCTAGGTAAAGCGTAA
- a CDS encoding DUF935 domain-containing protein, giving the protein MLVDINGDPLSVNKLDQNQTEENAQVGMLLRQYAEHPTQGLTPAKLASLLKETEEGNLAAMADLAKDIEDKDGHISCELGKRRRAVLGFDWKIKPPRNASAAEKRDAEMLEEVLEDATWFTDFKFDLTDAMLKGFCANELQWDYIEKQQLITGYAYRDQNIFKTHPSDFNRIMLNDSSDEGEALNPFGWALHIHKSKSGYVHRAGLLSVLAWPFLFKNFSVRDLAEFLEVYGLPVRVGKYPSGATDPEKATLLRAVMAIGHNAGGIIPRGMEIDFQSAANGQADPFESMIRWCELTQSKAVLGGTLTSQADGKTSTNALGSVHQEVKEDITLSDLHQLEQTINRDVIYPMYALNGKSYNGNRRLPRFEFDTSTSDEMRDLAFPLRSLVSLGMQIPKTWVHERLNIPEPSEGEAVLEMPTEPMPGNNPAALNTAVAALNAEYQTRSTQTELDTAIDAITSGDMREEYKATLQPLLDKLNQSEELAAIELAELYPTIDQAQLTEMLTKLIFVSEIWGMIND; this is encoded by the coding sequence ATGCTAGTAGACATTAATGGCGATCCGCTATCAGTTAATAAACTAGATCAAAATCAAACCGAAGAAAATGCCCAAGTGGGCATGTTGCTTAGGCAATATGCAGAACACCCAACGCAGGGGCTAACCCCTGCAAAGCTGGCCAGTTTGCTAAAAGAGACGGAGGAAGGCAATTTGGCAGCGATGGCTGACTTGGCCAAAGACATTGAGGACAAAGACGGTCACATAAGCTGCGAACTGGGCAAGCGTCGCCGTGCTGTGCTTGGGTTTGATTGGAAGATAAAGCCCCCACGTAATGCCTCCGCCGCTGAAAAGCGCGATGCTGAGATGCTCGAAGAGGTATTGGAAGACGCGACTTGGTTTACGGATTTTAAATTTGATTTAACCGACGCCATGCTAAAAGGCTTTTGCGCCAACGAGTTGCAATGGGACTACATCGAGAAGCAGCAGCTGATCACAGGTTACGCATACCGAGACCAAAACATATTTAAAACCCACCCCAGTGACTTTAACCGTATTATGCTGAATGACAGCAGCGACGAAGGCGAAGCCCTCAACCCGTTTGGTTGGGCGCTGCATATTCATAAATCTAAGAGTGGTTACGTGCATCGTGCAGGTTTGCTATCAGTACTTGCTTGGCCATTCCTATTTAAGAATTTTAGCGTGCGAGATCTAGCGGAGTTTTTAGAGGTTTATGGCTTACCTGTGCGAGTGGGCAAATACCCCAGTGGCGCAACGGATCCCGAAAAAGCCACGCTTCTGCGTGCCGTGATGGCGATTGGCCATAACGCTGGCGGTATCATTCCAAGAGGAATGGAAATCGATTTTCAAAGTGCAGCGAATGGCCAGGCTGACCCTTTCGAAAGCATGATTAGGTGGTGTGAACTCACCCAATCAAAGGCAGTACTAGGTGGCACGCTAACAAGCCAAGCGGATGGGAAAACAAGTACCAATGCGCTGGGCAGTGTTCACCAAGAAGTTAAAGAGGACATCACGCTTAGCGACTTGCACCAGCTTGAGCAGACCATAAACCGCGATGTGATCTACCCCATGTACGCACTGAATGGTAAATCGTACAACGGTAATCGCCGGTTGCCACGTTTTGAGTTTGATACCTCGACTAGTGATGAAATGCGCGATCTGGCTTTCCCACTGCGCTCGCTAGTGAGCCTTGGAATGCAGATCCCTAAAACATGGGTGCATGAGCGTTTGAACATACCTGAACCAAGCGAAGGCGAAGCTGTGTTGGAAATGCCAACCGAGCCTATGCCAGGCAATAACCCAGCGGCACTCAATACAGCAGTGGCCGCACTTAATGCGGAATACCAAACACGCAGCACACAAACAGAGTTAGATACAGCCATTGATGCCATTACCAGTGGCGATATGCGCGAAGAGTACAAAGCAACGCTGCAACCACTTTTGGACAAACTTAACCAAAGCGAAGAGTTAGCCGCTATTGAGCTTGCCGAGCTTTATCCCACAATCGACCAAGCCCAACTAACCGAAATGCTCACCAAGCTGATTTTTGTGAGTGAGATTTGGGGCATGATCAATGATTGA
- a CDS encoding DUF4124 domain-containing protein, with amino-acid sequence MKLMMIPLILCVSSSTIAFEVYKCDVDGVITYSDRPCAKDAEKVKVRSNAPSTMPSPDKLVEECLAYVKENRAWKDPDSVQLVSYRKIWTHDSSGARQVLRLEVKAKNSYGAYDGTTHSSCFLNHSGTGLSSVQELL; translated from the coding sequence ATGAAATTAATGATGATCCCACTTATTCTTTGCGTCAGTAGTTCTACCATTGCGTTTGAAGTCTACAAATGCGACGTAGATGGTGTAATAACATATAGTGATAGGCCATGTGCTAAAGATGCTGAAAAAGTAAAAGTAAGAAGTAACGCACCAAGCACTATGCCATCGCCTGACAAATTGGTTGAAGAATGCCTCGCTTACGTCAAAGAAAATCGTGCTTGGAAAGATCCTGACTCGGTGCAGCTTGTTAGTTATAGAAAAATATGGACACATGACAGCAGTGGAGCAAGACAAGTGCTTAGGTTGGAAGTCAAAGCAAAAAACAGTTATGGAGCCTATGACGGCACAACGCATTCCTCTTGTTTCTTAAATCACAGTGGCACTGGCTTAAGTAGCGTGCAAGAGCTGCTGTAA
- a CDS encoding TraR/DksA C4-type zinc finger protein encodes MDVVDQAQRLAEQDLERALNKNKANFVGQDVDFNHCLECGIEIPKARRDAIHSCKHCVDCQERLERQAKHYRKP; translated from the coding sequence ATGGACGTAGTTGATCAAGCGCAGCGCTTGGCTGAGCAAGATTTAGAGCGCGCGCTCAATAAAAACAAAGCCAACTTTGTTGGCCAAGATGTCGATTTTAATCACTGTTTGGAATGTGGCATTGAAATTCCAAAGGCAAGACGTGATGCAATTCATAGCTGTAAGCACTGTGTCGATTGCCAAGAGCGGTTAGAGCGACAAGCCAAACACTATAGGAAGCCATGA
- a CDS encoding MarR family transcriptional regulator — protein MSERYLSAQIQRVLATIELMAGREIEGAEPGKLAAELGCSPADMTRVLANLEHAGWAERLTKNQQRWRLHKKPVQVSNTVAHNYATALNSLRIERDNYSLLR, from the coding sequence ATGAGCGAGAGATATTTATCAGCACAAATACAGCGCGTGTTGGCCACGATTGAATTGATGGCCGGACGCGAAATCGAAGGAGCTGAACCAGGAAAACTAGCCGCTGAATTAGGCTGTAGTCCTGCGGATATGACTCGTGTGCTAGCAAACTTAGAGCATGCGGGTTGGGCGGAGCGTTTAACCAAAAACCAACAGCGCTGGAGGTTACATAAAAAGCCCGTTCAAGTGAGTAACACGGTCGCTCATAACTACGCAACGGCTCTTAACTCCCTGCGTATTGAGCGTGATAACTACAGCTTGTTGAGGTGA
- a CDS encoding DDE-type integrase/transposase/recombinase, whose amino-acid sequence MNALSLEYWAEQLDNAGHGQKGTIREKACETLGLSKDALYRKLKKLGWQSGKAKRSDAGTTAMDDEALNMLVAILNQGVRDNGKRIMDVTTAKSILVANGYACLSTSQISRVLAKRNASVSALDRATPHVQMRSLAPNHVHQVDPSYCLLYYPPGKKGKVQRYANDSEFYANKPENLERIKHLRVWRYVLVDHNSGMIRVRYYESSGETQANMFDFLMWCWKQHEGSPFMGVPQILLWDKGSANTGKAITNVLDALKVKNIPHEAGNPRAKGAVEVANNIVEKQFESRILFEPVNSVDELNESVWAWQEAFNANKIPGMNCKHSRHKQARSDVWLTIYQPQNRDYLRMLPDEQICRLLLTKTGETRKVNGDLEITYVHPRTKQQHRYDVGELEHVRNGITVSVSPIIVGDTPDLLVGVTTPLDEVVYHQVQPADVGEDGFRLDAPVIGEEHIQNKDTATQSAAKAADRLAFENLSDAEIKQAKKKKLAPFGGALVAHTHLKNVEHDTRIAPKGETIELDNPIAKQVAEGSRKGKVLDSLDLRMVVAQRLGRPLRPNEIDWLHGQSIAETEVSAVVEQLHLGIAETPVLKIAR is encoded by the coding sequence ATGAACGCACTCTCTCTAGAGTACTGGGCTGAACAGCTAGACAACGCAGGCCACGGCCAAAAAGGCACAATCCGCGAAAAGGCATGTGAAACACTGGGCCTAAGCAAAGACGCGCTATATCGCAAACTCAAAAAGCTAGGCTGGCAAAGTGGCAAAGCCAAACGCAGTGATGCAGGCACAACAGCGATGGATGATGAAGCCTTGAATATGCTGGTGGCCATTTTGAACCAAGGGGTACGTGATAATGGTAAGCGGATCATGGATGTTACTACGGCTAAATCAATCTTGGTTGCTAATGGTTATGCCTGTTTAAGCACCAGCCAGATCAGCCGTGTACTAGCTAAACGTAATGCCTCAGTTAGCGCGTTAGATAGAGCAACACCGCATGTTCAAATGCGCAGTTTAGCGCCTAATCATGTACATCAAGTAGACCCAAGTTATTGTTTGCTTTATTACCCGCCAGGTAAAAAAGGCAAAGTGCAGCGCTACGCAAATGACTCTGAGTTTTACGCAAATAAGCCAGAGAACTTAGAGCGCATAAAGCACTTACGAGTGTGGCGTTATGTATTGGTTGATCACAATAGCGGCATGATCCGCGTGCGTTATTACGAGTCATCGGGTGAAACGCAAGCCAACATGTTCGACTTTTTAATGTGGTGTTGGAAGCAACATGAAGGCTCGCCATTTATGGGCGTACCACAAATTCTGTTGTGGGATAAAGGCAGTGCCAACACAGGTAAAGCAATTACCAATGTATTAGATGCACTCAAAGTTAAAAACATACCTCATGAGGCTGGCAACCCACGCGCTAAAGGGGCTGTGGAAGTGGCAAACAACATTGTTGAAAAGCAATTTGAAAGCCGCATTTTGTTTGAACCGGTTAACAGTGTTGACGAGCTAAACGAGTCGGTATGGGCATGGCAAGAGGCATTTAACGCCAACAAAATACCTGGCATGAACTGCAAGCATAGTCGACACAAACAAGCACGTTCCGATGTATGGCTAACCATATACCAACCACAAAACCGCGACTATCTGCGCATGCTACCAGATGAGCAAATTTGCAGGTTACTACTGACCAAAACAGGTGAAACACGGAAGGTGAACGGTGATCTGGAGATCACTTATGTTCACCCACGAACCAAGCAGCAACACCGCTATGACGTTGGTGAACTGGAGCATGTCCGTAACGGGATCACGGTTTCGGTTAGTCCAATTATTGTGGGTGATACGCCGGATTTATTAGTAGGTGTTACAACCCCCCTTGATGAAGTGGTGTATCACCAAGTTCAACCAGCAGATGTTGGTGAAGATGGCTTTAGGTTAGACGCCCCTGTAATTGGTGAAGAGCACATCCAAAACAAAGACACAGCGACTCAAAGCGCAGCTAAAGCAGCGGATAGGCTCGCTTTTGAAAATCTCAGTGATGCAGAAATCAAGCAGGCTAAGAAGAAAAAGCTAGCTCCATTTGGGGGCGCTTTGGTCGCTCACACACACCTCAAAAATGTTGAGCACGACACCCGCATTGCGCCTAAGGGAGAAACTATTGAGCTAGACAATCCGATTGCTAAGCAAGTCGCCGAAGGCTCGCGCAAAGGCAAGGTGTTGGACTCGCTCGATTTACGCATGGTTGTAGCACAGCGTTTGGGTAGGCCCCTGCGTCCTAACGAAATTGATTGGCTGCATGGCCAAAGTATTGCTGAAACGGAAGTGTCAGCGGTTGTTGAACAGTTGCACCTAGGAATTGCGGAGACTCCAGTGCTGAAGATAGCGAGATAG
- a CDS encoding helix-turn-helix domain-containing protein — MKSSEIKQAIANEGYSLSMVADALGVSLATVSGVVCGHTKSQKVANAIAKIIGKETCDVFPNVTVSPPRGLINREQGVNQLQQLLAS; from the coding sequence ATGAAATCCTCCGAAATTAAACAAGCTATTGCAAACGAAGGCTATTCGCTTTCTATGGTTGCTGATGCACTGGGTGTTAGCCTCGCAACTGTTTCAGGTGTCGTTTGTGGGCACACTAAGTCTCAAAAGGTCGCTAATGCTATTGCCAAGATCATAGGTAAAGAGACCTGTGATGTTTTCCCCAATGTCACAGTAAGCCCACCAAGAGGGCTGATTAACAGAGAGCAAGGCGTTAACCAGCTTCAGCAGCTTTTGGCCTCGTAA